The genome window GAGTTCTTCTGCTTGCTTAAGACGTTCATTTACCAATTGTCTGGCAAAATAAATATCTGTTCCATCTTCAAAAATAATTGTTACTGCCGAGACTCCCGTTCTAGAAATTGAACGAATTTCTCTTACTTTTGGCATACCATTGAATTCCAATTCAATTGGATATGTTATGAACTGCTCAACCTCTAGAGGCGATAAGCCAGGCGACGCAGTAACTGCCGATACCTGCACATTCGTGATATCTGGCACAGCATCAATGGAAAGTTTCGTTGCGTTAAATAATCCAACCAAGAATAAAATTGCAGTTCCGAGCAAAACAGCAATTCTGTTCTTCATGGAAAATTGAATGATTCCTTCTATCATAATAATTCCGAAAAATCGGCTCTTCCTAATTTTTTATTTTTTTTTCGATATTTCTCGTTTCCAAGAACTTTCGGGAAATACAAAAATAAGCATTCATACAATGCTTTGGTTGATTAAGTTATTTGAATGGGAGGCGGGAGGTTGAGCAGGTTGTATTCGTTCAGAAAGAAAGATATCAATTCATACGAGTTCTGACGAATGATTTTTATGTAATAAAAGCTTCTTTCGGTAACGGAAAATTGCTCCAATTTACAAAAGTAATCAGTCGTCTTTTTTAATGGAATGAATTGGAAAATAGATATTTCCACTTCTTCCATGCTAATCTCGTCTTGGTAATCTTCGAAAGCACTGAAGACAGTCCAGTCAGCCCATTGAAAATTAAGCAACAATACAGAAAATATTACTATAAAAGAACGAAAAAACATTGTCTATAGCTATGTTTTAGCAATAAGCGTACCTGAGAAGTATTTTTTTTGATAAATAACTTAAACAAGATCTTGCAAAGAGAATGACATAAAAGAGATTATCAATAGAGGTTAAAATGAGAGAAGATTCCATTGATACAGTTATAGGTGAAGATATTTCATTTCGCGGAAGTTTAGTTTATTCCAATACTTTAAAAATTAACGGTAATTTTAAAGGCACCATTCAATCATCAGGAACCCTTATTATTGGCTCTTCTGGTGATGTTGAAGCCGATCTTGATGTTGGCACTTTGGTTGTCGAAGGCAAACTCAAAGGCAATGTGGATGCAAAAGATAAAATTGAATTGAAGAAACCTTCTGAGTTGATTGGAGATATTAAAAGTCCAATGCTTGAAGTTGAGAATGGATCAAGGTTCCTTGGCAATTGCAGTATGTAATCAATGACGGTAAGGTTGAACCAAGTAAGCATGGAGCAAGCTTGGTTGAACTTCAATCTTCTGGAGGTCTATATCCTTCACTTCTAAATGAAAGGGTAGTTTCTCTATCAAATGAAGAGTCGTTACCCTTTTTGCTTAATTTATCAACAGATCTCCAACCTATTTTTTTTCATTCCCCTTTTCTTCTGCCAGACATTGAGCAAGCAATAGATCACCTGCTCGAATGCCTAGAAACAAGAAAGACAATTCTGCTTTATTCGGATAAAGATTCGGATGGTGTAAGCTCTATTTCAATTCTACAGAATTTCTTGACTGAATTCTTCCCTAACTCAGATATTCAAGGCACCACATCATCGCATAACGAAGCTTATGGATTGTGCAAGCAAGCGCTTTCCAAAATTCGTAAAGTAAAACCGCATTTATTGATTACTTTAGATTTTGGCACATCCAATATTGAAGAAATTTCTGAACTCAACCAGGAAGGTATTGCAACGATCGTTCTCGATCATCATGAAAT of Leptospira sp. GIMC2001 contains these proteins:
- a CDS encoding bactofilin family protein — protein: MREDSIDTVIGEDISFRGSLVYSNTLKINGNFKGTIQSSGTLIIGSSGDVEADLDVGTLVVEGKLKGNVDAKDKIELKKPSELIGDIKSPMLEVENGSRFLGNCSM